One Agrococcus jenensis genomic region harbors:
- the gmk gene encoding guanylate kinase translates to MTAGAAMPDPAAAGRAAIEARRARAAVKRALGAGQRGPRDVAERAWQEPGSPEALLRFSEYAASLRGFGPTRVERLMADLGIATGKRLGALGNLQRERVRGWLDDVDPSRRPRLIVLAGPTAVGKGTVAQYVREHFPQIRQSVSATTRAARPGEIDGVHYAFVSDADFDRMIEEREFLEWATVHNQSRYGTPRSSVQAALDEGSSVLLEIDLQGARQVRESFPDAVLLFLAPPSWDELVRRLVGRGTETASERERRLETAKVELASQPEFDATIVNADVAEAAHQVVERILAAEADDGAARTRSGH, encoded by the coding sequence ATGACGGCGGGCGCCGCGATGCCCGATCCGGCCGCCGCGGGCCGTGCCGCCATCGAGGCGCGCCGGGCCCGCGCGGCCGTGAAGCGCGCGCTCGGCGCGGGCCAGCGCGGCCCGCGCGACGTCGCCGAGCGCGCCTGGCAGGAGCCGGGCAGCCCCGAGGCGCTGCTGCGCTTCTCGGAGTACGCAGCGAGCCTGCGCGGCTTCGGCCCCACCCGGGTCGAGCGGCTCATGGCCGACCTCGGCATCGCGACCGGCAAGCGGCTCGGCGCGCTGGGCAATTTGCAGCGCGAGCGGGTTCGCGGTTGGCTTGACGACGTGGATCCCTCGCGTCGCCCCCGTCTCATCGTGCTCGCCGGGCCGACCGCCGTCGGCAAGGGCACGGTCGCCCAGTACGTGCGCGAGCACTTCCCGCAGATCCGCCAGTCGGTGAGCGCGACGACGCGCGCCGCCCGCCCGGGCGAGATCGACGGGGTGCACTACGCGTTCGTGTCCGACGCCGACTTCGACCGCATGATCGAGGAGCGCGAGTTCCTCGAGTGGGCGACGGTGCACAACCAGTCGCGCTACGGCACCCCGCGCTCGAGCGTGCAGGCCGCGCTCGACGAGGGCAGCTCGGTGCTGCTCGAGATCGACCTGCAGGGCGCGAGGCAGGTGCGCGAGTCGTTCCCGGATGCCGTGCTGCTGTTCCTGGCGCCGCCGTCGTGGGACGAGCTCGTGCGCAGGCTCGTCGGCCGGGGCACCGAGACCGCGTCCGAGCGCGAGCGCCGGCTCGAGACCGCCAAGGTCGAGCTCGCGAGCCAGCCGGAGTTCGACGCCACCATCGTCAACGCCGACGTGGCCGAGGCCGCGCACCAGGTCGTGGAGCGCATCCTCGCCGCCGAGGCGGACGACGGCGCAGCGCGCACCCGCTCCGGCCACTGA
- the pyrF gene encoding orotidine-5'-phosphate decarboxylase: protein MTFLARLTASVAAHGPLCVGIDPHPGLLDAWGGGAPVAQAERLGRAVVAAAAGRAGVVKPQVALFEALGSPGIAALERVLADARDAGLVVIADAKRGDIGSTNLGYAAAWLAPGSPLEADALTVSPYLGVGALDGLFDAAERADKALIVLAATSNPEAAAVQLARLPDGRTIAAAVADAVAERSASTGAGHGLVIGATVDRAAFGLGAMDAATPVLAPGFGAQGARLEDLRALFPDDALVLASASRSILQAGPDGIAAAIDAATAALPR from the coding sequence ATGACGTTCCTCGCGCGCCTGACGGCGTCCGTCGCCGCGCACGGTCCGCTGTGCGTCGGCATCGACCCGCACCCCGGCCTGCTCGACGCGTGGGGCGGGGGAGCGCCGGTCGCGCAGGCCGAGCGCCTCGGCCGCGCGGTCGTCGCCGCTGCCGCGGGCCGGGCGGGCGTCGTCAAGCCGCAGGTCGCGCTCTTCGAGGCGCTCGGGTCGCCCGGCATCGCGGCGCTCGAGCGCGTGCTCGCCGACGCCCGCGATGCGGGGCTCGTGGTCATCGCCGACGCCAAGCGCGGCGACATCGGGTCGACGAACCTCGGCTACGCCGCAGCCTGGCTCGCGCCCGGCTCGCCGCTCGAGGCCGACGCGCTCACGGTGAGCCCGTACCTCGGCGTCGGCGCGCTCGACGGGCTCTTCGACGCGGCGGAGCGCGCGGACAAGGCGCTCATCGTGCTCGCCGCGACCTCGAACCCGGAGGCGGCCGCCGTCCAGCTCGCCCGCCTGCCGGACGGCCGCACGATCGCCGCGGCCGTGGCCGACGCGGTCGCCGAGCGCAGCGCCTCCACCGGCGCGGGCCACGGCCTCGTGATCGGGGCGACGGTCGACCGCGCCGCGTTCGGGCTCGGCGCGATGGATGCCGCGACCCCCGTGCTCGCGCCCGGGTTCGGGGCGCAGGGTGCCCGGCTCGAGGACCTCCGCGCGCTGTTCCCCGACGACGCGCTCGTGCTCGCGAGCGCCTCCCGCAGCATCCTGCAGGCGGGCCCGGACGGGATCGCCGCCGCGATCGACGCGGCCACCGCAGCGCTCCCGCGATGA
- the carB gene encoding carbamoyl-phosphate synthase large subunit, whose translation MPKRDDIRSVLVIGSGPIVIGQAAEFDYSGTQACRVLREEGVRVILVNSNPATIMTDPDFADATYIEPITPEVIETIIIKERPDAILPTLGGQTALNAAIALHEQGILERHGVELIGAKVDAIQRGEDRMLFKQLVLDAGADVASSVIAKSVDDALAFADEFGYPVVVRPSFTMGGLGSGFAHDEKELRRFVGDGIHSSTIGEVLLEESILGWKEYELELMRDTADNTVVVCSIENVDAVGVHTGDSITVAPALTLTDREYQRLRDIGIDIIRRVGVDTGGCNIQFAVDPATGRIIVIEMNPRVSRSSALASKATGFPIAKIAAKLALGYRLDEIPNDITKVTPASFEPALDYVVVKVPRFNFEKFPAADATLTTTMKSVGEAMAMGRTYAQALQKALRSLEKRGSSFHWEGEPGDAAALLELASVPTDGRIVTLQQALRAGATIEQAHAATGIDPWFLDQMVLINEVADEVRAGNDAGELDEPLLRRAKEHGFSDAQIAQLRGTTEAEVREARWAADVRPVFKTVDTCAGEFPAVTPYHYSSYDLETEVVPSDRRKVIILGSGPNRIGQGIEFDYSCVHASFALADAGFETIMVNCNPETVSTDYDTSDRLYFEPLTLEDVLEIVHAERGDGELVGVIVQLGGQTPLGLARGLEAAGVPILGTTPDAIDAAEERGLFQRILDDAGLVAPRNGTATTEDQAVAIAEGIGYPVLVRPSFVLGGRGMEIIYDTASLHGYFDRIASHGIVGPDRPLLVDHFLDDAVEIDVDAIYDGEELYVGGILEHIEEAGIHSGDSSCTLPPVGLGRAQLLEIRDATLRIAQGLDVRGPINVQFAYAAGVLHVIEANPRASRTVPFVAKALGTPIAKANARVLAGATIAELRAEGMLPEQDGTILPIDAPVAVKEAVLPFRRFRTAEGHVVDSLLGPEMRSTGEVMGIDRDFPTAFAKSQSAAYGGLPTSGTVFVSLSDRDKRQAVLPVHRLQQLGFRIVATIGTAEVLARNGIRVETVRKHSEAGDEPSIVDLIDAGEIDIIINTPTGGIARADGYEIRAATVAADKALFTTVSQLGAAVAAIEASREPYEVTSLQEYHARRAG comes from the coding sequence ATGCCCAAGCGCGACGACATCCGCTCCGTCCTCGTCATCGGCTCCGGGCCGATCGTCATCGGCCAGGCCGCCGAGTTCGACTACTCCGGCACCCAGGCGTGCCGCGTGCTGCGCGAGGAGGGCGTCCGCGTCATCCTGGTGAACTCGAACCCGGCGACGATCATGACCGACCCCGACTTCGCCGACGCCACCTACATCGAGCCGATCACGCCCGAGGTGATCGAGACGATCATCATCAAGGAGCGCCCCGACGCGATCCTGCCGACGCTCGGCGGCCAGACGGCGCTCAACGCCGCGATCGCGCTGCACGAGCAGGGCATCCTCGAGCGCCACGGCGTCGAGCTCATCGGCGCGAAGGTCGACGCCATCCAGCGCGGCGAGGACCGGATGCTGTTCAAGCAGCTCGTGCTCGACGCCGGCGCCGACGTGGCCTCGAGCGTCATCGCGAAGTCCGTCGACGACGCCCTCGCCTTCGCCGACGAGTTCGGCTACCCGGTCGTCGTGCGCCCGTCGTTCACGATGGGCGGCCTCGGCTCCGGCTTCGCGCACGACGAGAAGGAGCTCCGCCGCTTCGTGGGCGACGGCATCCACTCGTCGACGATCGGCGAGGTGCTGCTCGAGGAGTCGATCCTCGGGTGGAAGGAGTACGAGCTCGAGCTCATGCGCGACACGGCCGACAACACGGTCGTCGTCTGCTCGATCGAGAACGTCGACGCGGTCGGCGTGCACACCGGCGACTCCATCACCGTCGCGCCGGCGCTCACGCTCACCGACCGCGAGTACCAGCGGCTCCGCGACATCGGCATCGACATCATCCGGCGCGTGGGCGTCGACACCGGCGGCTGCAACATCCAGTTCGCCGTCGACCCCGCGACCGGCCGCATCATCGTCATCGAGATGAACCCGCGCGTCTCGCGCTCGTCGGCGCTCGCCTCGAAGGCGACCGGCTTCCCGATCGCCAAGATCGCGGCGAAGCTCGCGCTCGGCTACCGGCTCGACGAGATCCCCAACGACATCACGAAGGTCACGCCCGCGTCGTTCGAGCCCGCGCTCGACTACGTCGTCGTGAAGGTGCCGCGCTTCAACTTCGAGAAGTTCCCGGCGGCGGATGCCACCCTCACGACGACCATGAAGTCGGTCGGCGAGGCCATGGCCATGGGCCGCACGTACGCGCAGGCGCTGCAGAAGGCGCTCCGCTCGCTCGAGAAGCGCGGCTCCTCGTTCCACTGGGAGGGCGAGCCCGGCGACGCCGCGGCGCTCCTCGAGCTGGCGAGCGTGCCGACCGACGGCCGCATCGTGACGCTGCAGCAGGCGCTCCGCGCCGGTGCGACGATCGAGCAGGCGCACGCGGCGACCGGCATCGACCCGTGGTTCCTCGACCAGATGGTCCTCATCAACGAGGTCGCCGACGAGGTGCGCGCCGGGAACGACGCCGGCGAGCTCGACGAGCCGCTGCTGCGGCGCGCGAAGGAGCACGGCTTCTCGGACGCGCAGATCGCGCAGCTGCGCGGCACGACCGAGGCCGAGGTGCGCGAGGCGCGCTGGGCCGCCGACGTCCGGCCGGTCTTCAAGACCGTCGACACGTGCGCGGGGGAGTTCCCTGCCGTGACGCCGTACCACTACTCGAGCTACGACCTCGAGACCGAGGTCGTGCCGTCCGACCGCCGCAAGGTGATCATCCTCGGCTCCGGCCCGAACCGCATCGGCCAGGGCATCGAGTTCGACTACTCGTGCGTGCACGCGTCGTTCGCGCTCGCCGACGCCGGCTTCGAGACGATCATGGTCAACTGCAACCCCGAGACCGTCTCGACCGACTACGACACGAGCGACCGGCTCTACTTCGAGCCGCTCACGCTCGAGGACGTGCTCGAGATCGTGCACGCCGAGCGCGGCGACGGCGAGCTCGTCGGCGTGATCGTGCAGCTCGGCGGGCAGACGCCGCTGGGCCTCGCGCGCGGGCTCGAGGCCGCGGGCGTGCCGATCCTCGGCACCACCCCGGACGCGATCGACGCGGCCGAGGAGCGCGGGCTGTTCCAGCGCATCCTCGACGACGCCGGCCTCGTCGCGCCCCGCAACGGCACGGCGACGACGGAGGACCAGGCGGTCGCGATCGCCGAGGGCATCGGCTACCCGGTGCTCGTGCGCCCGTCGTTCGTGCTCGGCGGCCGCGGCATGGAGATCATCTACGACACCGCGAGCCTGCACGGGTACTTCGACCGCATCGCCTCGCACGGGATCGTGGGCCCGGACCGGCCGCTGCTCGTCGACCACTTCCTCGACGACGCCGTGGAGATCGACGTCGACGCGATCTACGACGGCGAGGAGCTCTACGTCGGCGGCATCCTCGAGCACATCGAGGAGGCGGGCATCCACTCCGGCGACTCGTCGTGCACGCTGCCGCCCGTCGGCCTCGGCCGCGCGCAGCTGCTCGAGATCCGCGACGCCACCCTGCGCATCGCGCAGGGGCTCGACGTGCGCGGACCGATCAACGTGCAGTTCGCGTACGCCGCGGGCGTGCTCCACGTCATCGAGGCGAACCCGCGGGCGAGCCGAACGGTGCCGTTCGTGGCGAAGGCGCTCGGCACCCCGATCGCGAAGGCGAACGCCCGCGTGCTCGCCGGTGCCACGATCGCCGAGCTGCGCGCCGAGGGCATGCTGCCCGAGCAGGACGGCACGATCCTGCCCATCGACGCGCCCGTGGCCGTCAAGGAGGCCGTGCTGCCGTTCCGGCGCTTCCGCACGGCCGAGGGCCACGTCGTCGACTCGCTGCTCGGGCCGGAGATGCGCTCGACCGGCGAGGTGATGGGCATCGACCGCGACTTCCCGACCGCGTTCGCGAAGAGCCAGTCCGCCGCCTACGGAGGGCTCCCCACCTCGGGCACCGTCTTCGTCTCGCTCTCCGACCGCGACAAGCGGCAGGCCGTGCTGCCCGTGCACCGCCTCCAGCAGCTCGGCTTCCGGATCGTCGCGACGATCGGCACCGCCGAGGTGCTCGCGCGCAACGGCATCCGCGTCGAGACGGTGCGCAAGCACTCGGAGGCCGGCGACGAGCCGTCGATCGTCGACCTCATCGACGCCGGTGAGATCGACATCATCATCAACACCCCGACCGGTGGCATCGCCCGCGCCGACGGCTACGAGATCCGCGCGGCCACGGTCGCGGCCGACAAGGCGCTCTTCACGACCGTCTCGCAGCTCGGGGCCGCGGTCGCGGCGATCGAGGCGTCGCGCGAGCCGTACGAGGTGACGAGCCTGCAGGAGTACCACGCGCGGCGGGCCGGATGA
- the carA gene encoding glutamine-hydrolyzing carbamoyl-phosphate synthase small subunit, producing the protein MSTPTPAALVLEDGTIYRGTAYGAEGTALGEAVFATGMTGYQETLTDPSYAGQIVVQTSPHIGNTGVNAEDAESRRAWPAGYVVRAASRVVSNWRSEGSLGEQLERDGIVGIAGVDTRAITRRLRDAGAMRAGVFSGAALVDDDAMVAAVRESPQMAGRSLAELVSTTEAYTLPAVGESLGTLAVLDLGVKASTLRFLQEEGFDLVVLPQSATLEEVLAHRPIAAFYSNGPGDPAASDQQVALLQGLLREDLPFFGICFGNQLLGRALGFGTYKLPFGHRGINQPVLDTATGRVEITSQNHGFAVDAPLHEELSSPAGFGRVEVSHYSLNDQVVEGLRALDIPAFSVQYHPEAAAGPNDARHLFARFRELVVAHRAGAQPTGADTTTDAVVEAATGRTTDATDSQKDA; encoded by the coding sequence ATGAGCACCCCGACGCCCGCCGCCCTCGTCCTCGAGGACGGCACCATCTACCGCGGCACCGCCTACGGCGCCGAGGGCACCGCCCTCGGCGAGGCCGTCTTCGCGACCGGCATGACCGGCTACCAGGAGACCCTCACCGACCCCTCCTACGCGGGGCAGATCGTCGTGCAGACGTCGCCGCACATCGGCAACACCGGCGTGAACGCCGAGGACGCCGAGTCGCGCAGGGCCTGGCCCGCCGGCTACGTCGTGCGCGCCGCGAGCCGCGTGGTGTCGAACTGGCGCTCCGAGGGCAGCCTGGGCGAGCAGCTCGAGCGCGACGGCATCGTCGGGATCGCCGGCGTCGACACGCGGGCGATCACCCGCCGCCTGCGCGACGCGGGCGCCATGCGCGCGGGCGTCTTCTCGGGCGCCGCGCTCGTCGACGACGACGCGATGGTCGCGGCGGTGCGCGAGAGCCCCCAGATGGCGGGCCGCAGCCTCGCCGAGCTCGTCTCGACGACGGAGGCGTACACGCTGCCCGCGGTCGGCGAGTCGCTCGGCACGCTCGCGGTGCTCGACCTCGGCGTGAAGGCGTCGACGCTGCGCTTCCTGCAGGAGGAGGGGTTCGACCTCGTCGTGCTGCCGCAGAGCGCGACCCTCGAGGAGGTGCTCGCGCACCGCCCGATCGCCGCGTTCTACTCGAACGGCCCCGGCGACCCGGCCGCGAGCGACCAGCAGGTCGCGCTGCTGCAGGGACTGCTGCGCGAGGACCTGCCGTTCTTCGGCATCTGCTTCGGCAACCAGCTGCTCGGCCGCGCGCTCGGCTTCGGCACCTACAAGCTGCCCTTCGGCCACCGCGGCATCAACCAGCCGGTGCTCGACACCGCGACCGGCAGGGTCGAGATCACGAGCCAGAACCACGGCTTCGCGGTCGACGCGCCGCTGCACGAGGAGCTCTCGAGCCCGGCCGGCTTCGGCCGGGTCGAGGTGAGCCACTACTCGCTCAACGACCAGGTGGTCGAGGGCCTGCGCGCGCTCGACATCCCCGCGTTCAGCGTCCAGTACCACCCGGAGGCCGCCGCCGGTCCCAACGACGCCCGCCACCTCTTCGCGCGGTTCCGCGAGCTGGTCGTCGCCCACCGCGCCGGTGCGCAGCCGACCGGCGCCGACACCACCACCGATGCCGTCGTGGAGGCCGCCACCGGCCGCACGACCGACGCCACCGACTCGCAGAAGGACGCCTGA
- a CDS encoding dihydroorotase, with product MTTLLQNASVLGGERRDLAIEGGVLVDPATVDRATAEVVDATGLIALPGLVDLHTHLRQPGGEQAETVASGVRAAAAGGYTCVFAMANTNPVADTPAVVEQVHRLGLQAGLATVRPIGAVTVGLAGERLADMTMLAQSAARVTVFSDDGKCVADAELMRRALEHAASLGGVVAQHAQDPHLTRGSVMHESPLAAELGLTGWPSVAEASIVARDAMLAEVAGARLHVCHVSTVETVEVVRAAKARGIQLTAEVTPHHLLLTEELVRSYDGRFKVNPPLRAERDVLALREALADGTIDIVATDHAPHAPEAKQTAFADAAFGMVGLETALGVVQQAMVETGLLDWAGVARVMSTAPAAIGSEPGYDAPLEVGSPAHVVLVDPDARSVIDVDRLHGRSTNSPFLGVELPGRVLHVWHGGVRTVADGRVGVATEGANR from the coding sequence ATGACGACGCTGCTGCAGAACGCATCCGTGCTGGGCGGCGAGCGCCGCGACCTCGCGATCGAGGGCGGCGTGCTCGTCGACCCCGCGACCGTCGACCGCGCCACCGCCGAGGTCGTCGACGCGACCGGCCTCATCGCCCTCCCGGGCCTCGTCGACCTGCACACGCACCTGCGGCAGCCCGGTGGCGAGCAGGCGGAGACCGTCGCGAGCGGCGTGCGCGCCGCCGCAGCCGGCGGCTACACGTGCGTGTTCGCGATGGCGAACACGAACCCGGTCGCCGACACCCCCGCGGTCGTCGAGCAGGTGCACCGCCTCGGCCTGCAGGCCGGCCTCGCGACCGTGCGGCCCATCGGGGCCGTCACCGTCGGTCTCGCGGGCGAGCGGCTCGCCGACATGACGATGCTGGCGCAGAGCGCCGCTCGGGTGACCGTCTTCAGCGACGACGGGAAGTGCGTCGCCGACGCCGAGCTCATGCGCCGCGCGCTCGAGCACGCGGCGTCGCTCGGCGGCGTCGTCGCCCAGCACGCGCAGGACCCGCACCTGACGCGCGGCTCGGTGATGCACGAGAGCCCGCTCGCCGCGGAGCTCGGCCTCACCGGCTGGCCCTCGGTCGCCGAGGCGTCGATCGTCGCGCGCGACGCGATGCTCGCCGAGGTCGCCGGCGCGCGCCTGCACGTCTGCCACGTGTCGACGGTCGAGACCGTCGAGGTCGTGCGCGCGGCGAAGGCACGCGGCATCCAGCTCACCGCCGAGGTCACGCCGCACCACCTGCTGCTCACCGAGGAGCTCGTGCGCTCCTACGACGGCCGCTTCAAGGTCAACCCGCCGCTGCGGGCCGAGCGCGACGTGCTCGCGCTCCGGGAGGCGCTCGCCGACGGCACGATCGACATCGTCGCGACCGACCACGCACCGCACGCGCCGGAGGCCAAGCAGACGGCGTTCGCGGATGCCGCGTTCGGCATGGTCGGGCTCGAGACCGCGCTCGGCGTGGTGCAGCAGGCGATGGTCGAGACGGGGCTCCTCGACTGGGCCGGCGTCGCGCGCGTCATGTCGACGGCGCCCGCCGCGATCGGCAGCGAGCCCGGCTACGACGCGCCGCTCGAGGTCGGGTCGCCCGCGCACGTCGTGCTCGTCGACCCCGACGCCCGCAGCGTCATCGACGTCGACCGCCTGCACGGCCGCTCCACGAACTCGCCGTTCCTCGGGGTCGAGCTGCCCGGCCGCGTCCTGCACGTGTGGCACGGCGGCGTGCGCACGGTCGCGGACGGCCGCGTGGGCGTCGCGACCGAGGGCGCGAACCGATGA
- a CDS encoding aspartate carbamoyltransferase catalytic subunit: MKHLLTAAMPRDEAIGLLDLAEDMHQIQDRELKKLPALRGRTVVNLFFEDSTRTRSSFEIAGKWLSADVINVSGKGSSASKGESLRDTGLTIAAMGVDGVVVRSGASGAPALLADWIGKPVINAGDGTHEHPTQALLDAFALRRRIHGRAARGKGLDGVRIAIVGDIAHSRVARSNALLLPALGAEVTLVGPAAFLPVPAADGTRLGLRAETSLDAVIDERPDALMLLRVQLERQAGKVAPSVGEYITGWSLTDERLARLGDAAIMHPGPMNRGLELSSRAADGDASTVLAQVTAGVSVRMAVLYSLLASDHAADHRPANDGGLR; the protein is encoded by the coding sequence GTGAAGCACCTGCTGACGGCGGCGATGCCGCGCGACGAGGCCATCGGGCTGCTCGACCTCGCCGAGGACATGCACCAGATCCAGGACCGGGAGCTCAAGAAGCTCCCGGCGCTGCGCGGCCGCACGGTCGTGAACCTGTTCTTCGAGGACTCCACCCGCACGCGCTCGTCGTTCGAGATCGCCGGCAAGTGGCTCTCAGCCGATGTCATCAACGTCTCGGGCAAGGGCTCGAGCGCGTCGAAGGGCGAGTCGCTCCGCGACACGGGCCTCACGATCGCCGCGATGGGCGTCGACGGCGTGGTCGTGCGCTCCGGCGCCTCCGGCGCGCCCGCGCTGCTCGCCGACTGGATCGGCAAGCCCGTCATCAACGCCGGCGACGGCACCCACGAGCACCCGACGCAGGCGCTCCTCGACGCCTTCGCGCTCCGCCGCCGGATCCACGGGCGTGCCGCCCGCGGCAAGGGGCTCGACGGCGTGCGCATCGCGATCGTCGGCGACATCGCCCACTCCCGCGTCGCGCGCTCGAACGCCCTGCTGCTGCCGGCGCTCGGCGCCGAGGTCACGCTCGTCGGCCCCGCGGCATTCCTGCCGGTCCCGGCCGCCGACGGCACCCGGCTCGGTCTGCGCGCCGAGACGAGCCTCGACGCCGTCATCGACGAGCGGCCGGACGCGCTCATGCTGCTGCGCGTGCAGCTCGAGCGGCAGGCCGGGAAGGTGGCGCCGAGCGTCGGCGAGTACATCACCGGCTGGTCGCTCACCGACGAGCGCCTCGCGCGCCTCGGCGACGCCGCGATCATGCACCCCGGCCCCATGAACCGCGGGCTCGAGCTCTCGAGCCGCGCGGCCGACGGCGACGCCTCGACCGTGCTCGCGCAGGTCACCGCCGGCGTCTCCGTGCGCATGGCGGTGCTGTACTCGCTCCTCGCGTCGGACCACGCCGCCGACCACCGACCCGCGAACGACGGAGGCCTCCGATGA
- the pyrR gene encoding bifunctional pyr operon transcriptional regulator/uracil phosphoribosyltransferase PyrR, translating into MTAPRTVLGPDEIARALTRIAHEILEANQGPDDLVLLGIPTRGAHLAQRLADRLTGITGIDFSARVGALDVTMHRDDLRGRPTRASHPTRIPLDGIDERVVVLVDDVLYSGRTIRAALDALADLGRPRAVRLAVLVDRGHRELPIRADSVGKNLPSARTEHVSILLEEVDGRDGVTIESATGSTETGDGGAA; encoded by the coding sequence GTGACTGCACCGCGCACCGTGCTCGGCCCCGACGAGATCGCCAGGGCCCTGACGCGCATCGCCCACGAGATCCTCGAGGCGAACCAGGGACCCGACGACCTCGTGCTGCTGGGCATCCCCACCCGCGGCGCCCACCTCGCGCAGCGGCTCGCCGATCGCCTCACCGGCATCACGGGCATCGACTTCTCGGCCCGCGTCGGCGCGCTCGACGTGACGATGCACCGCGACGACCTGCGCGGTCGTCCGACGCGCGCGTCGCACCCCACGCGCATCCCGCTCGACGGCATCGACGAACGCGTCGTGGTGCTCGTCGACGACGTGCTCTACTCCGGCCGCACCATCCGGGCAGCCCTCGACGCGCTCGCCGATCTCGGCCGGCCGCGCGCCGTGCGGCTCGCGGTGCTCGTCGACCGCGGTCACCGGGAGCTGCCGATCCGCGCCGACTCGGTGGGCAAGAACCTGCCGAGCGCCCGCACCGAGCACGTCTCGATCCTGCTCGAGGAGGTCGACGGCCGCGACGGCGTGACGATCGAGTCCGCGACCGGGTCGACCGAGACCGGCGACGGGGGTGCCGCGTGA
- a CDS encoding FAD-dependent oxidoreductase, giving the protein MSERLETDCAIVGGGPAGLMLALLLARRGVRVVVLEQHGDFLRDFRGDTIHPSTQQVLHEIGLLDRFLALPHADMPQVSMRFSGHRLVLADFTRLPTARRCITFMPQWDFLDLLADAGRALPGFDVRMRHTGRALLRDGGRIAGVLADGPDGPVEVRARLTVLADGRDSALRDDAGLEPVGPPSAIDVLWFRLPRTEGERVPFMQIGDGALLSIDRGHFFQAAHIVRRGAWTGDDASLAALRRRVAALEPSFAERVARLGAWDVRVLQVRIDRLERWHRDGLLAIGDAAHAMSPAGGVGVNLAIQDAVAAANALAPGLASGRPTEALLQRIQRRREPPARATQAFQRRLETVLVRIAEPGAAVPVPLPLRVVQRLPALRHAMGRFIGMGLRPEHVDAPSTPERHPSTR; this is encoded by the coding sequence GTGAGCGAGCGCCTCGAGACGGACTGCGCGATCGTCGGCGGCGGGCCCGCGGGACTGATGCTGGCCCTGCTGCTCGCCCGCCGCGGCGTGCGCGTCGTCGTGCTCGAGCAGCACGGCGACTTCCTCCGCGACTTCCGGGGCGACACGATCCACCCCTCGACGCAGCAGGTGCTGCACGAGATCGGGCTGCTCGACCGCTTCCTCGCCCTGCCGCACGCCGACATGCCGCAGGTGTCGATGCGCTTCTCGGGGCACCGGCTCGTGCTGGCCGACTTCACGCGGCTCCCGACGGCGCGGCGCTGCATCACGTTCATGCCGCAGTGGGACTTCCTCGACCTGCTCGCCGACGCCGGGCGCGCGCTGCCCGGCTTCGACGTGCGGATGCGCCACACCGGCCGGGCGCTGCTGCGCGACGGCGGCCGCATCGCGGGCGTGCTCGCCGATGGCCCCGACGGCCCGGTCGAGGTGCGGGCGAGGCTCACGGTGCTCGCCGACGGCCGCGACTCCGCCCTCCGCGACGATGCCGGGCTCGAGCCGGTGGGTCCGCCCAGCGCGATCGACGTGCTCTGGTTCCGGCTGCCGCGGACCGAGGGGGAGCGGGTGCCGTTCATGCAGATCGGCGACGGCGCGCTGCTCTCGATCGACCGCGGCCACTTCTTCCAGGCGGCGCACATCGTCCGCCGCGGCGCGTGGACGGGCGATGATGCGTCGCTCGCCGCGCTCCGCCGGCGGGTGGCGGCCCTCGAGCCCAGCTTCGCCGAGCGGGTGGCGCGCCTCGGAGCCTGGGACGTGCGCGTGCTGCAGGTGCGCATCGACCGGCTCGAGCGCTGGCATCGCGACGGGCTGCTCGCGATCGGCGACGCAGCGCATGCGATGTCGCCCGCGGGCGGCGTGGGCGTCAACCTCGCGATCCAGGACGCGGTCGCCGCGGCGAACGCGCTCGCACCGGGGCTCGCGAGCGGGCGGCCGACCGAGGCGCTGCTGCAGCGCATCCAGCGTCGGCGGGAGCCGCCCGCCCGGGCGACGCAGGCCTTCCAGCGGCGGCTCGAGACCGTGCTCGTGCGCATCGCGGAACCGGGCGCGGCGGTGCCGGTACCGCTGCCGCTCCGGGTCGTGCAGCGGCTGCCGGCGCTCCGGCACGCGATGGGCCGGTTCATCGGCATGGGCCTGCGCCCCGAGCACGTCGACGCCCCCTCGACCCCCGAGCGGCACCCGTCGACGCGGTAG